In Chlorocebus sabaeus isolate Y175 chromosome 19, mChlSab1.0.hap1, whole genome shotgun sequence, a single genomic region encodes these proteins:
- the KCNJ4 gene encoding inward rectifier potassium channel 4, whose translation MHGHSRNGQAHVPRRKRRNRFVKKNGQCNVYFANLSNKSQRYMADIFTTCVDTRWRYMLMIFSAAFLVSWLFFGLLFWCIAFFHGDLEASPGVPGAGGPAAGSGGAAPAAPKPCIMHVNGFLGAFLFSVETQTTIGYGFRCVTEECPLAVIAVVVQSIVGCVIDSFMIGTIMAKMARPKKRAQTLLFSHHAVISVRDGKLCLMWRVGNLRKSHIVEAHVRAQLIKPYMTQEGEYLPLDQRDLNVGYDIGLDRIFLVSPIIIVHEIDEDSPLYGMGKEELESEDFEIVVILEGMVEATAMTTQARSSYLASEILWGHRFEPVVFEEKSHYKVDYSRFHKTYEVAGTPCCSARELQESKITVLPAPPPPPSAFCYENELALMSQEEEEMEEEAAAAAAVAAGLGLEAGSKEEAGIIRMLEFGSHLDLERMQASLPLDNISYRRESAI comes from the coding sequence ATGCACGGACACAGCCGCAACGGCCAGGCCCACGTGCCCCGGCGGAAACGCCGCAACCGCTTTGTCAAGAAGAACGGCCAATGCAATGTGTACTTcgccaacctgagcaacaagtCGCAGCGCTACATGGCGGACATCTTCACCACCTGCGTGGACACGCGCTGGCGCTACATGCTCATGATCTTCTCCGCGGCCTTCCTTGTCTCCTGGCTCTTTTTTGGCCTCCTCTTCTGGTGTATCGCCTTCTTCCACGGTGACCTGGAGGCCAGCCCAGGGGTGCCCGGGGCGGGGGGGCCGGCGGCGGGCAGTGGTGGGGCAGCCCCAGCGGCCCCCAAGCCCTGCATCATGCACGTGAACGGCTTCCTGGGTGCCTTCCTGTTCTCGGTGGAGACGCAGACGACCATCGGCTACGGGTTCCGGTGCGTGACGGAGGAGTGCCCGCTGGCAGTCATCGCTGTGGTGGTCCAGTCCATCGTGGGCTGCGTCATCGACTCCTTCATGATCGGCACCATCATGGCCAAGATGGCGCGGCCCAAGAAGCGGGCACAGACGCTGCTGTTCAGCCACCACGCGGTCATCTCGGTGCGCGatggcaagctctgcctcatgtGGCGCGTGGGTAACCTACGCAAGAGCCACATTGTGGAGGCCCATGTGCGGGCACAGCTCATCAAGCCCTACATGACCCAGGAGGGCGAGTACCTGCCCCTGGACCAGCGGGACCTCAACGTGGGCTATGACATCGGCCTGGACCGCATCTTCCTGGTGTCGCCCATCATCATTGTCCACGAGATCGATGAGGACAGCCCGCTCTATGGCATGGGCAAGGAGGAGCTGGAGTCGGAGGACTTCGAGATTGTGGTCATCCTGGAGGGCATGGTGGAGGCCACGGCCATGACCACCCAGGCCCGCAGCTCCTACCTGGCCAGCGAGATCCTGTGGGGCCACCGCTTTGAGCCCGTGGTCTTCGAGGAGAAGAGCCACTACAAGGTGGACTACTCGCGTTTTCACAAGACCTACGAGGTGGCCGGCACGCCCTGCTGCTCGGCCCGGGAGCTGCAGGAGAGTAAGATCACCGTGCTGCCCGCCCCGCCGCCCCCTCCCAGTGCCTTCTGCTATGAAAACGAGCTGGCCCTCATgagccaggaggaagaggagatggaggaggaggcagctgcGGCGGCCGCAGTGGCCGCAGGCCTGGGCCTGGAGGCCGGCTCCAAGGAGGAGGCGGGCATCATCCGGATGCTGGAGTTCGGCAGCCACCTGGACCTGGAGCGCATGCAGGCTTCCCTCCCGCTGGACAACATCTCCTACCGCAGGGAGTCTGCCATCTGA